GATTCAGGGAGCTGGAATCGGTCATCAGTACCGTCCCGGTTATCAATTCTCTTCCTGTTTTAACCACTTTTTATAGAAATTAACAAGGTAATTCGCCCCGGAAAACACGGTAAGCACAAGAGCCAGATACAACAGGACCTGTCCCAGAGGGACCGGATTGTAGCCGAACACCGGGTAATGCCAGAGCAGGGGCACCAGAGCGAACATCTGCACGATGGTCTTGGCCTTGCCGAACTTGTCCGCGGCCACGACCTCGCCCTTTTCCGCAGCGACCGCACGCATGCCGGTCACCATGAGTTCGCGCCCCACGATGATGATGACCACCCAGGCAGGCACCTTCCAATCCGCCCC
Above is a window of Pseudodesulfovibrio tunisiensis DNA encoding:
- the pgsA gene encoding CDP-diacylglycerol--glycerol-3-phosphate 3-phosphatidyltransferase, with the protein product MARKALNLPNCLTLARILAAPVIVLLLYLEMWFQFRFGAYLACLMFMLASLTDMFDGMIARQQNTITNLGKFLDPLADKLLIGSVLIMLVRMGADWKVPAWVVIIIVGRELMVTGMRAVAAEKGEVVAADKFGKAKTIVQMFALVPLLWHYPVFGYNPVPLGQVLLYLALVLTVFSGANYLVNFYKKWLKQEEN